A region from the Linepithema humile isolate Giens D197 chromosome 1, Lhum_UNIL_v1.0, whole genome shotgun sequence genome encodes:
- the LOC105670589 gene encoding 7SK snRNA methylphosphate capping enzyme-like isoform X1 produces the protein MDVTIGNEVCEEKRREDSCLSDWERKADGNSCLSILSKMSSVQVDRPPKMGQNNKKENEKSRKAFNPSHKKHNKHDDNRHFKFSNRKRPQSSFNSSGKFFPPYKRRKKEGMIIPPTKFLLGGNICDPLNLNSMQDEEINRAMNAVTPKSSPLPTPKHKKEVIEVIIPPNICDPLNLTNCNDNEEYEKQLISPTKKNSKRRNRKRKRASSGSGKDEATMEQKQIESDEAKKLKETEGNNSAVVEPLMELLFDERISLKEMQNVQNENSSTENKTESPQKDKNKLRLKGLEEVKDKRLRKIDAKDKIVSPVIPQPGAWKPRPQHRPSQDKKKKQQHTMPNFRPKDARYQYGNYNRYYGYRNPHHEVDPRLKVFAQRKELFLRKDILDIGCNIGHIAFSVARDFGAKSVAGIDIDRTLINIARKNVKYYVNCVQSPASNEDNERRDSSDVSFFPMSMPISYGPVDIPGFTKHKQHKGFPYNVTFVQCNYVLEDDSLLCGEQPQFDTILCLSITKWIHLNFGDAGLKRAFKRMHAQLRPGGVLILEPQGWTSYVKKKNLTERIYKNYHSIEFRPHKFTQYLLSSEIGFCKCEVISIPSHPSKGFQRPIHLFTKAGGSSSTVTEETDDDVANNALSNRQGRMTRRDQEEIRDMERIKYELELFPKESINRGNISEISQHSGDLNQYEQLANVYAPSATPCYDTPSRNSDSQPSDIPSSDALRIKEEKDENL, from the exons ATGGATGTGACCATTGGGAATGAGGTGTGCGAGGAAAAACGTCGTGAAGACAGTTGTTTGAGTGATTGGGAGAGAAAAGCCGACGGGAATAGCTGTTTGTCCAT ATTAAGTAAAATGTCTTCTGTACAAGTGGATCGTCCTCCGAAGATGGGGCAAAACAATAAGAAAGAGAACGAAAAATCTAGAAAAGCTTTCAATCCTTCACACAAGAAGCACAATAAGCATGATGATAATCGTCACTTTAAGTTCAGTAACAGAAAACGTCCTCAGAGCAGCTTTAACAGCAGTGGAAAGTTCTTTCCACCTTATAAACGTAGAAAGAAGGAGGGTATGATTATACCCCctacaaaatttttgcttGGTGGTAATATTTGTGATCCcttaaatttaaatagcaTGCAagatgaagaaataaataggGCTATGAATGCAGTGACTCCTAAATCAAGTCCACTTCCCACTCCAAAGCACAAAAAGGAGGTAATTGAGGTGATTATTCCTCCAAATATATGTGATCCATTGAATTTAACAAATTGCAATGACAATGAAGAGTACGAGAAGCAGCTAATTTCAcccacaaaaaaaaattctaaacgAAGAAAcaggaaaagaaagagagcttCTTCTGGATCTGGAAAGGATGAAGCAACAATG gaaCAAAAACAGATAGAGTCTGATGAAGCCAAAAAGTTGAAGGAAACAGAAGGCAACAATAGTGCAGTAGTTGAACCTTTAATGGAACTGCTTTTCGATGAAAGAATTAGCTTAAAAGAAATGCAAAATGTCCAAAATGAAAATAGTTCgactgaaaataaaacagagaGTCCCCAGaaagataagaataaattacgaTTAAAAGGTTTGGAGgaagtaaaagataaaagattgAGAAAAATTGATGCAAAGGATAAAATAGTGAGTCCAGTGATTCCGCAACCCGGTGCGTGGAAGCCCAGACCTCAACATAGGCCTAGCCAggacaagaaaaagaaacaacaacATACGATGCCTAATTTCAGGCCCAAAGACGCTAGATATCAATATGGAAATTATAACAGGTACTATGGATACAGAAATCCCCATCATGAAGTGGATCCTAGGCTAAAAGTTTTTGCACAGCGAAAAGAATTGTTTTTGAGAAAGGATATTCTGGATATCGGATGCAATATTGGTCACATTGCGTTCTCAGTCGCCAGGGATTTTGGTGCTAAAAGTGTCGCAGGAATTGATATTGATAGAACTTTGATAAATATCGCTCGGAAAAACGtgaaatattatgttaattgtGTGCAAAGTCCTGCAAGCAATGAAGACAATGAGAGGAGAGATTCTTCGGATGTCAGCTTCTTTCCTATGTCGATGCCAATTAGTTATGGGCCTGTGGATATTCCAGGATTTACAAAACATAAACAACACAAAGGATTTCCCTACAACGTTACTTTTGTGCag TGTAATTATGTGCTTGAAGACGATTCACTTCTGTGTGGAGAGCAGCCGCAATTTGACACGATTTTATGCCTTTCCATCACTAAATGGATCCACTTGAATTTTGGCGATGCTGGTTTAAAACGAGCTTTCAAACGTATGCACGCTCAATTGCGACCTGGCGGAGTTCTTATATTGGAACCCCAAGGTTGGACCAGTTATGTCAAAAAGAAGAATCTCACG gaacgtatttataaaaattatcacagCATCGAATTTCGACCACATAAGTTTACACAATATCTTCTATCTTCCGAGATTGGCTTTTGTAAGTGCGAAGTCATCTCCATCCCCTCTCATCCCTCTAAAGGATTTCAACGACCCATACATCTTTTTACCAAAGCTGGTGGTTCTTCTTCTACTGTGACTGAAGAAACCGATGATGACGTCGCTAACAATGCATTATCAAATCGTCAAGGGAGAATGACAAGAAGAGATCAGGAAGAGATTCGTGATAtggaaagaataaaatatgaacTGGAATTATTTCCGAAAGAAAGTATCAATAGAGGTAACATTTCGGAGATTAGTCAACACAGTGGGGATTTGAATCAATACGAGCAGTTGGCGAACGTTTATGCACCCAGCGCTACGCCATGTTATGATACTCCAAGTCGCAATAGTGATAGCCAACCTTCGGATATTCCATCTTCTGACGCATTAAggataaaagaagaaaaagatgaaaatttataa
- the LOC105670589 gene encoding 7SK snRNA methylphosphate capping enzyme-like isoform X2, with protein sequence MSSVQVDRPPKMGQNNKKENEKSRKAFNPSHKKHNKHDDNRHFKFSNRKRPQSSFNSSGKFFPPYKRRKKEGMIIPPTKFLLGGNICDPLNLNSMQDEEINRAMNAVTPKSSPLPTPKHKKEVIEVIIPPNICDPLNLTNCNDNEEYEKQLISPTKKNSKRRNRKRKRASSGSGKDEATMEQKQIESDEAKKLKETEGNNSAVVEPLMELLFDERISLKEMQNVQNENSSTENKTESPQKDKNKLRLKGLEEVKDKRLRKIDAKDKIVSPVIPQPGAWKPRPQHRPSQDKKKKQQHTMPNFRPKDARYQYGNYNRYYGYRNPHHEVDPRLKVFAQRKELFLRKDILDIGCNIGHIAFSVARDFGAKSVAGIDIDRTLINIARKNVKYYVNCVQSPASNEDNERRDSSDVSFFPMSMPISYGPVDIPGFTKHKQHKGFPYNVTFVQCNYVLEDDSLLCGEQPQFDTILCLSITKWIHLNFGDAGLKRAFKRMHAQLRPGGVLILEPQGWTSYVKKKNLTERIYKNYHSIEFRPHKFTQYLLSSEIGFCKCEVISIPSHPSKGFQRPIHLFTKAGGSSSTVTEETDDDVANNALSNRQGRMTRRDQEEIRDMERIKYELELFPKESINRGNISEISQHSGDLNQYEQLANVYAPSATPCYDTPSRNSDSQPSDIPSSDALRIKEEKDENL encoded by the exons ATGTCTTCTGTACAAGTGGATCGTCCTCCGAAGATGGGGCAAAACAATAAGAAAGAGAACGAAAAATCTAGAAAAGCTTTCAATCCTTCACACAAGAAGCACAATAAGCATGATGATAATCGTCACTTTAAGTTCAGTAACAGAAAACGTCCTCAGAGCAGCTTTAACAGCAGTGGAAAGTTCTTTCCACCTTATAAACGTAGAAAGAAGGAGGGTATGATTATACCCCctacaaaatttttgcttGGTGGTAATATTTGTGATCCcttaaatttaaatagcaTGCAagatgaagaaataaataggGCTATGAATGCAGTGACTCCTAAATCAAGTCCACTTCCCACTCCAAAGCACAAAAAGGAGGTAATTGAGGTGATTATTCCTCCAAATATATGTGATCCATTGAATTTAACAAATTGCAATGACAATGAAGAGTACGAGAAGCAGCTAATTTCAcccacaaaaaaaaattctaaacgAAGAAAcaggaaaagaaagagagcttCTTCTGGATCTGGAAAGGATGAAGCAACAATG gaaCAAAAACAGATAGAGTCTGATGAAGCCAAAAAGTTGAAGGAAACAGAAGGCAACAATAGTGCAGTAGTTGAACCTTTAATGGAACTGCTTTTCGATGAAAGAATTAGCTTAAAAGAAATGCAAAATGTCCAAAATGAAAATAGTTCgactgaaaataaaacagagaGTCCCCAGaaagataagaataaattacgaTTAAAAGGTTTGGAGgaagtaaaagataaaagattgAGAAAAATTGATGCAAAGGATAAAATAGTGAGTCCAGTGATTCCGCAACCCGGTGCGTGGAAGCCCAGACCTCAACATAGGCCTAGCCAggacaagaaaaagaaacaacaacATACGATGCCTAATTTCAGGCCCAAAGACGCTAGATATCAATATGGAAATTATAACAGGTACTATGGATACAGAAATCCCCATCATGAAGTGGATCCTAGGCTAAAAGTTTTTGCACAGCGAAAAGAATTGTTTTTGAGAAAGGATATTCTGGATATCGGATGCAATATTGGTCACATTGCGTTCTCAGTCGCCAGGGATTTTGGTGCTAAAAGTGTCGCAGGAATTGATATTGATAGAACTTTGATAAATATCGCTCGGAAAAACGtgaaatattatgttaattgtGTGCAAAGTCCTGCAAGCAATGAAGACAATGAGAGGAGAGATTCTTCGGATGTCAGCTTCTTTCCTATGTCGATGCCAATTAGTTATGGGCCTGTGGATATTCCAGGATTTACAAAACATAAACAACACAAAGGATTTCCCTACAACGTTACTTTTGTGCag TGTAATTATGTGCTTGAAGACGATTCACTTCTGTGTGGAGAGCAGCCGCAATTTGACACGATTTTATGCCTTTCCATCACTAAATGGATCCACTTGAATTTTGGCGATGCTGGTTTAAAACGAGCTTTCAAACGTATGCACGCTCAATTGCGACCTGGCGGAGTTCTTATATTGGAACCCCAAGGTTGGACCAGTTATGTCAAAAAGAAGAATCTCACG gaacgtatttataaaaattatcacagCATCGAATTTCGACCACATAAGTTTACACAATATCTTCTATCTTCCGAGATTGGCTTTTGTAAGTGCGAAGTCATCTCCATCCCCTCTCATCCCTCTAAAGGATTTCAACGACCCATACATCTTTTTACCAAAGCTGGTGGTTCTTCTTCTACTGTGACTGAAGAAACCGATGATGACGTCGCTAACAATGCATTATCAAATCGTCAAGGGAGAATGACAAGAAGAGATCAGGAAGAGATTCGTGATAtggaaagaataaaatatgaacTGGAATTATTTCCGAAAGAAAGTATCAATAGAGGTAACATTTCGGAGATTAGTCAACACAGTGGGGATTTGAATCAATACGAGCAGTTGGCGAACGTTTATGCACCCAGCGCTACGCCATGTTATGATACTCCAAGTCGCAATAGTGATAGCCAACCTTCGGATATTCCATCTTCTGACGCATTAAggataaaagaagaaaaagatgaaaatttataa